One genomic region from Candidatus Methylomirabilota bacterium encodes:
- a CDS encoding CDGSH iron-sulfur domain-containing protein: MPVTVKLMENGPLIVNGECELQDAQGNPLPSKGQQFALCRCGASANKPYCDGGHKKIGFKS, translated from the coding sequence ATGCCGGTAACGGTGAAGTTGATGGAGAACGGTCCGCTCATCGTGAACGGGGAGTGCGAGCTGCAGGACGCGCAGGGCAATCCCCTGCCCTCGAAGGGTCAGCAATTCGCCCTGTGCCGTTGCGGTGCATCCGCCAACAAGCCCTACTGCGACGGCGGCCACAAGAAGATCGGCTTCAAGAGCTAG